The sequence CTCGACGAGGTCGTGCTGGTCGCGCACGGCAAGATCGCCAAGGTGGTGCCGGGTGAGTACGGCGCCGAAGCCTCGGTCGGCAGCATGGCCGACGGTGACCACTTCGGTGACGAAATGCTCGCCGGCATCGACCGGAACTGGCCGTTCACCGCCAAGGCCGTCACCCCGGTGATCGTGCTGACCCTGCGTGCCGAAGACTTCGCCGACCTCAACGGCCGGTCCGAGGCGATGCGCCGCCATGTCCAGGACATGCTGGCGCATAAGGGAAAGCCGCAGAACGCCAAGGGCGAGGCCGAGATCGGGATGGCGTCGGGGCACGACGGCGAGCCCTTGCTTCCCGGCACGTTCGTCGACTACGAGATCTCGCCGCGCGAATACGACCTCGCCGTCGCGCAGACGTCGCTGCGGGTGCACACGCGGGTGACCGATCTCTACAACGGGCCGATGGACCAGTTCGACGAGCAACTCCGGCTGACCGTGGCGGCGCTGCGGGAGCGGCAGGAGTACGACCTGATCAACAACCGCGAGTTCGGACTCCTGCACAACGCCGACCTCAAGTCGCGGTTCCAGACCCGGTCGGGTCCGCCGACCCCCGACGACATGGACGAACTCGTCAGCCGTCGCCGCAAGACGAAGTTCTTCCTCGCCCATCCGAAGGCGATCGCCGCGTTCGGCAGGGAATGCACGCGCCGCGGCCTGTATCCGGAGGGCACCATGGTCGACGGGAAGGTGGTCGCCGCGTGGCGCGGCGTGCCGCTGCTGCCCTGCGACAAGATCCCGATCACCGACAGCGGCACGTCCGCGATCCTCGCGATGCGGACCGGTATCGAGGACAACGGCGTGATCGGGCTGCACCAGACCGGCCTGCCCGACGAGTACGAGCCGGGTCTGAACGTGCGTTTCGACGGCATCAACGAACAGGCGATCGCCAGCTACCTGGTCAGCACCTACTACTCGGCCGCCGTGCTCGTTCCGGACGCGCTCGGCGTTCTGGAGAACGTCGAGGTCGCGCGGTGACGACAACGAACAACAACGCTCCAGAAAGGACAACACACGTGACCATCGCCCGTACTCCCGTTCCTGCCAAGGTGTTGCGCACCGAGTACCAGAAATCGGTGGCGTCGTACTGGAACAAGGAGAAGGATCCGGTCAACCTGCGGCTGGGCGATGTGGACGGGCTCTACCACCACCACTACGGGATCGGCGAGGTCGACTGGTCGGTGCTGGAAGGCCCCGAGAACACTCGCGACGAGCGGATCATCGCCGAGATGCACCGGCTGGAGACCGCTCAGGCGGACGTCCTGCTCGATCACCTCGGCGACGTCAAACCGGACGACCGGCTCCTCGACGCCGGCTGCGGACGCGGCGGATCCAGCATCATGGCCAACGCGCGATTCGGCTGTCACGTCGACGGGATCTCCATCTCCGAGAAGCAGGTCGAGTTCGCCAATCACCAGGCGGAGATCAGGGGCGTCGCCGACCGGGTGCGCTACCACTTCCGCAACATGCTCGACACCGGCTTCGAAACCGGCTCGCGCAAGGCGATCTGGAACAACGAAAGCACGATGTACGTCGACCTCCACGAACTCTTCGCCGAGCACGCAAGGCAGCTGGAGTTCGGCGGGCGGTACGTCACCATCACGGGGTGCTACAACGACGTGACCGGTGGCCGGTCCAAGGCCGTCGCGCAGATCGACCAGCACTACACCTGCAACATCCATCCGCGCAGTGAGTACTTCAAGGCCATGACGGCGAACGGACTGGTGCCGATCTCGGTGGTGGATCTGACGCCGGACACGATCCCGTACTGGGAGCTGCGGGCGAAGTCGTCGGTGGCGACCGGGATCGAAGGACCGTTCTTGGACGCCTATCGCGAAGGCAGCTTCCACTACCTGCTGATCGCCGCCGACCGCGTCTGATCCCCGCGAGACCATCGGAGCGAAGCGATGACCGAACAGGGTGCGCTCGCCACACTGCTGGCCGGTCCGAGCGGGCTGGGCACGTCGGCCGCCCGGCTGGCGGCCCGGCTGACCGCTGTTCCTCAGGAGGCTCCGCCGCCTGAGGAACACGGTCTGGACCCGGCGTATGCCTACCGGCCGTGGGGCGACGGATCGGCGCCGCCGGTGTACTGCCCCGTCACCGAACGGATCAACGATCCACTCGCCCAAGAGGTCGACCGGCGGCTCGTCCGGTGGGCGGGGGAGTGCGGCTTCGGCGAGGAGGAGTGCGAGCAGATCGGGAAGGCGGGATTCGGCAGGCTCGTCATGCTCGCCCACCCGGACTGCGAGGATCCCGACAGGCTGCTGATCTCCGCGCGGCTCAACGCCGCGTGGTGGGCGGCCGACGACCTCTACGCCGACGACACCTCCCTCGGCGCCGTGCCTGCCGAGCTGCCGCCGAAGCTCGCGCTGGCGATGGCCGCGATGGACCCGGTGCCGTCGCTGGGCGAATTCAGCCGCGACCTCGACGAAACACTGCGGAACGACCGGGTTCTCGTGGCGCTGGGCTCGGCGACGGACTTCCTGCGGCGATCCGGGACCGCCGCGCAGGTCCAGCGAGTCTGCTACTCGACCTTCGCGATGTTCGTGAGCTGGACCGCCTACGCCGCGTGGCGCCACAGCGGGAAATACCCGCCGGCATGGGAGTACCTCGCGGCGCGGCAGCACGACAGCTTCTACACCTCGATGACGTTGATCGACGTCCTCGGTGGCTACGAACTGACTTCGAATCTGTACTACGACCCGCGGGTCCGGGAGGCGGCGATCCAAGCGGGGACGGCGTCCGTACTCGTCAACGACGTGCACTCGGTCACCAAGGACCTGGAGGACGAGTCGCCGCCCTGCAACGCGGTCCTGCTGATCGCCGACGACCGGAAATGCTCGATCGAAGAGGCCACGGCGATCACCGTCGAATTGCACAACGACGTCGTCCGGGACTTCCAATCCGCGTACGAAAAGCTGAGCACGGTCCCTTCCATCGAGCTGCAACGGTTCCTGCGCGGACTGCGTGGGTGGATGGGCGGCGGTTTCGAATGGCACTCGACGAGTCCCCGGTACCGGACGAAGCCCAGCGTTTAGTCCTCTGAATGCGGAAGGAGGCTAAACGACACCGGCTCCGATCAGCTGCTGCCAGATCACGCCTTGGTCCACGACCTCGACTTCGAGTTTCTCGGCCTTGGTGAGTTTGCTCGCCCCGACGTCGGCGCCGGTGATCAGCATGTCCGTGTTCGCCGAAACCGAGGACGCGATGGTCGCGCCCGCCCTCTCGCACAGCCGCTGGAAGGTCGGGCGCGGCACCTTCTCACCGGAGCGGGGGTCGCTGATCGAGCCGGTGACCACCACCGTCTTGCCTTCCAGTGGCGCACCGGCCGCGACGAC comes from Amycolatopsis lurida and encodes:
- a CDS encoding family 2 encapsulin nanocompartment cargo protein terpene cyclase; this encodes MTEQGALATLLAGPSGLGTSAARLAARLTAVPQEAPPPEEHGLDPAYAYRPWGDGSAPPVYCPVTERINDPLAQEVDRRLVRWAGECGFGEEECEQIGKAGFGRLVMLAHPDCEDPDRLLISARLNAAWWAADDLYADDTSLGAVPAELPPKLALAMAAMDPVPSLGEFSRDLDETLRNDRVLVALGSATDFLRRSGTAAQVQRVCYSTFAMFVSWTAYAAWRHSGKYPPAWEYLAARQHDSFYTSMTLIDVLGGYELTSNLYYDPRVREAAIQAGTASVLVNDVHSVTKDLEDESPPCNAVLLIADDRKCSIEEATAITVELHNDVVRDFQSAYEKLSTVPSIELQRFLRGLRGWMGGGFEWHSTSPRYRTKPSV
- a CDS encoding geranyl diphosphate 2-C-methyltransferase — protein: MTIARTPVPAKVLRTEYQKSVASYWNKEKDPVNLRLGDVDGLYHHHYGIGEVDWSVLEGPENTRDERIIAEMHRLETAQADVLLDHLGDVKPDDRLLDAGCGRGGSSIMANARFGCHVDGISISEKQVEFANHQAEIRGVADRVRYHFRNMLDTGFETGSRKAIWNNESTMYVDLHELFAEHARQLEFGGRYVTITGCYNDVTGGRSKAVAQIDQHYTCNIHPRSEYFKAMTANGLVPISVVDLTPDTIPYWELRAKSSVATGIEGPFLDAYREGSFHYLLIAADRV
- a CDS encoding family 2B encapsulin nanocompartment shell protein, with product MTATTPEADRRLSLGPAAARNLATTTKTRPQMQSITPRWLLKMLPWVEASGGTFRVNRRLTYAIGDGRVSFTNVGTEVRVVPQELAELALLRGFDDEDTLTALADRFVQHEYQPGETIVGHGTPLDEVVLVAHGKIAKVVPGEYGAEASVGSMADGDHFGDEMLAGIDRNWPFTAKAVTPVIVLTLRAEDFADLNGRSEAMRRHVQDMLAHKGKPQNAKGEAEIGMASGHDGEPLLPGTFVDYEISPREYDLAVAQTSLRVHTRVTDLYNGPMDQFDEQLRLTVAALRERQEYDLINNREFGLLHNADLKSRFQTRSGPPTPDDMDELVSRRRKTKFFLAHPKAIAAFGRECTRRGLYPEGTMVDGKVVAAWRGVPLLPCDKIPITDSGTSAILAMRTGIEDNGVIGLHQTGLPDEYEPGLNVRFDGINEQAIASYLVSTYYSAAVLVPDALGVLENVEVAR